Within the Medicago truncatula cultivar Jemalong A17 chromosome 4, MtrunA17r5.0-ANR, whole genome shotgun sequence genome, the region TATGATCAACACTCTGGACTGGAAGTCATCTTCGGGACCgtaaaaaacaaacacatgaaATCAAGACAAAGCTCTTTGGTCAACCATCTAGATTTAGTGATCTTCTGGACTAAGGTGACACTTTGTACATCAAGTGATGCAAgaattttttctacaaatatGGAAAGCAAGCTTTGACATGCATACATGAGGAAAGAACATTCACGTGCATCAATGGTGACGTTCAATGTAAGATTCGTCAACTGTAATCGTCGTAAAGACGGCAAGTAATAGTCAAGAATTGAAGACAATGATTCTTCAACAACGGACGTATTTAGGGTTTTCTTATAAGAAGAATGACAATTGCTTAAGAAGATTACATACTTACTAGGCAACCTTGTTAAGAAACATCAAACAAATTATCAAAGAGACACAATTCAATTATACCGCGCTCAATTAGTTTACTACTCTCTGAGTTTGTGTGAATATTCAAGTAttcttttgtaaatattttacaaaagaaaCGAGATAGAAGCCGAGAGCATGCGAAAGATGCTTAGAAGATGAACAATCTCTTATGCAATGGAGAGCGAGGGCAATCAATATTGGTAGATATATTGCTTTGATGAATTAATGATAATACATGTTTGCATTTGATGTCAAACTTTATGGTcgaatgtaatttttttttcatcaaacaaaTAAGAATTTTATTCAAATGATGTCACTTTTTTTCATCTATTTAATAACTCTTCTACCCATTTTataccgtttttttttttttttttataaaaacatatattctcGTCCAAGTAATACAAATGCATGTTTCTTTcttaaaaatagttaaataaagggttaatacaCGATTAATCCCAATAATATTAGCGATTTCCAGTTTaccacctataaaaaaaaaaattagattccaaccttgcaatttaaaaaaaaaattggtttagaCCTTCATAATTTTGACGGTACAAAATTGATAATATTATAGGGTAAATTGAAATTCTCAAATTAGGGGCAAAAGTaccttttaattttgtatttgatgtcattgaagtctaaaatcaaataatcttcaaattacaggctaaaatctaaacaatttttttattgaagatgAACCAAAAATTACTAATATTACAGAATAATAATGTATTAACCCTTAAATAAATACCTTGTAAGTGTTAGAAGGGCATATTTATTtcttacaaaattttaaataaataccTTGTAATATTAAAGGATTGATGTATTTGTATCAGTCATAACGTGTTTAAGCATATGAAATCCTGGGCTAAATATATAACCCAAGCAAATTAGGAAATGGAATTGGTGTGATtgaaaaacacaacaattttATTTGCATGTTTGGTTTAACGTTAGGATAatgttgttgaaagaaaaatgagtGATGATTGTTTGCTGttaatgaattgttgttgaatggGAAAAGGAATTGATCTTGAAAGATGAAGATGGCGTGAAGGTGGTGATGGTGATGAAGGATAAAGAGAAATAGgaggagaaaatgaaaataaaaaagtgggaTTTggttgtttatatattttttttagatagacgagaTGACAAAATCGTCGTAGATTCAGATACACAAAGTGGAGATACGAAATTTGAACCCGTTGACGATGTTCGGTGGACAAAACTTTTCAAGATCAATTCTGGCGAGCAAATTAGACTATATGGACATaactcaatttcattttttttttccttaaaaaaaaaactcaatttcattttttttcagttACCATCAAGAAATTTAAACGTGACATGCATTCATTCTTAAGCTCATACTAAACATATTATAATCAATAATCAGGAAATTAATCgtcttaaaaaattatgatgaaaaATAATCCTAATCCTTCGTCTTATCCTCATAATCATGCtgacaaaaagaaaagacaGCAAGAAAAACATCATAGAAAACTTggaaactaaaatcaaatttttattaagCTAATATTAACAAATGATAATCATAACAACGAAATAACAACAAACACCAAATCCCAACAATTtctccttttttgttttgtttttgtaagaaaaaacaaacaaccaaaCCAATCACAACCCCGAAATTACAACAATACCCTTGATTCATTCAGATCTTATTCAGCTTCTCTCCTTTCACCACTGGATTTGCCTTCTTGATCTCCTCCCTTCCCATCCCCTTAAAATCAAATCCACAACCATGCTGCTCCGGATACCTGTGGGTCCCACACAACGTCAATCCACATCGACACTTAAATCCTGTCAGCCCCACGCGTCGTCTGCATGTCCCACATCTATTTGGCTGGACCTTCGGTGGTTCAGCCTCCGAAGGTCCAGCAGCAGCAGCTACCAACTCCACCGTCGGTGTAGATGAAGAAACTATCATCACCGACGGTGAAGTTGAAGATGGATGAATAATTCCCGTATCTAGAGAAGAAGAATTAGACTGTTGAGGAATCAACGTTTGGTTTAAAACCAATTTTGCAGATGAAGAACGTTGTTCCTTCATCTGCAAATCACGGTAACATTTGGAGCAAAGATCTTGCATGGCAGGACTTCCAAAGAAACCGCAGTTGTTAGCACAAAGACGTTGAGCTGCTTGGCATCTATGTTCTTCAGCCATGTTAGGGGGGGTTCAAAATCAaagagaattttattttatcttttaggattttccttttcctttaaggaggaagaaaaaggaaaatcgaaaaatataagaagaagaagaaagagagaaaataatatgCGTTgtggagaagagaagaaagagatgaATGAAGAAATGAATTGGAATGTGTTAATAATAGAGGAGAGGAGAAAGAAAAGCACCTCCTCcacagaaaacaaaaaagaaaacacgTTAAGGTCGGTTTCTTAATGgtttccttttctttctataCCAGAATGTTCCACACACACCTACTCCATTCAAccttaatttaatattatttatagaaTAGATTTGTTTAATGGGGGGTAATAGTGTTTTATGGATGGTGTAATAGTGTTGTAATTATGCTTATTTTTGGTAAGTTGGTTATGGTGATTGGATCTTTAATTCGttgttattatttgatttgtttttatgaTGCGTGTCATATTcatgaattattattaagttGGTTAAAAGAAAATCTAGAattatcaatcaaattattttttgacagcTGACCATTTTTTATCCGATTTGACAACAAAATTTAGTAATTACGTACATAGGAATTAACGATTAATAGTACTAAACTAATTATtaccattcaaaaaaaaatgtattaaactAATTAATAGTAAGATTGCATATATCTTAGTCATTACTATTAACTTTCTCCTTAAGcaattgtgtgattttaatttgttttctagATTGTTGGTTCTCTTTAATTTGTATAAAggatttatatttaattgaatttttaattttctttattaagTAGATTAGTGGTTAAAAATgtacttatttttgtaaaaaaattaaaaaattcttcttatttgatcaaaaaataataatttcgcTTCTTAGTAAGTGAAATGTTAGTGTTCAAACACTAGCTcttacatatatcatataatatctTTACAAATTAAGTTAAGTTCACGGAactattcaattaaattaaatttgccgttaaaagatttatatattcaattatattttatttataaagataATACAAGCATGTGATTTTAAAAGAGTTtttgaacatttaattttttttaaaggaacatTTAGATTTATTGTTATTGCATTTTAAACAAAGTCGGATTGATATGTACATGAAAGTATATGATATATAAAATCGAGatagttatttttaaaaaaattcaataagaaCGAGCATCAGTGTTAATTTTGATGCTTTATTCTTCAAAAGGTAGGAAAAAGAATAAAactcaaaacaaattatatgaaACTGATGTAATTAACCACTTTTCTTGTTGTTAACTCCAGAAGAATAAAAGAATTGTCCAACAAACAATGAATAATTAATTGTACTctcagaaaagaaaagaaaagaaaacaatgaataatttatttgagaGGAAAACCGAAAACCAAtgataatgttaatcaaagtttttcatagaaaataataattggtATCCGAAGCTAATAGTGATGAGTGAAACACAACATATGGGATGTGTTATCAGATAGATCAAACCCCAATTTCATATCTCAAATTTTCACTATATTTAGGAAAATGCTAGATCTCgaagaaaaaaagttcaagAAAGCATGTCATTATTCAATAGAGGTAATTAAACAGTTCACAATGGTTTTTCCAAAGAAAATAACAGTTCACAAAtgatattttagattttaaccCAACACAATGTGACATTTTTGTATTCAAGATTTTATCCAAACAGCACAAAATGTAGGCTTAGACATATATCCGACGCAGTAATTAAAGAGAGTAAAGTGATGCCTTGCTAAAGGCTAGTTGTAAAGTGGTGCTTTGCTAAAGTGTAGTTGTTGTAACATAGTTTTCAATgtacaaacaaacaacaagcTCATTTTTCTTGTCACTTACATTGATTCCAAAAGCAGTGAGTGTAAATGATTGATTGTATAATGAAAGTTGATGATCCAGTAAAAGTCAATAATATTGACTGTTGAATGTATAAACTTTCATCatttcaaaacaataatatcacaTTCTACATGCTCTTCATATGTTGAAATCTAAAAAAAGTGCCTTCTAAAAAGAACTATCCTGAGTAGAGCAGTTCAACCTATTTCACGGTCCAGCTCTGGCCTTCTGGTTTGCAGTTATCAGTACCAATCAAAAGAGGAATGACTAATGACAAAGGAGCAGTAGCTGAATTTTTCTGTCCTACAATTGGGAATCGTTTGATGGAGCATGACGCTGCAATATATGATGTGAACATTTTAGGAGAAATCGTTctcaaaaatcatattttgttCTTCCACTTCCCAAAATGAGGCATAACATatcagcaatgtcaggagttgAGGAATAAAAATTCCATGATTCGAGCATTAGACGTTTTCTTGATCCTTTAAAATGAACAACCTGCAACCCAGAAATAAACCAGGAACGAATGATACATCATTGAACAAAAAATTCAGAACCAAATCCAATTTAAGTCCAAGCATTCAGCTAGTGAACATTATACCTTAACATCCAATGGCATTCCATGAAATTGACCAGCACCCTCAGGCGGAGTCCAGTTGTATAGGGCACACGGTAAGAACAATATTGAAGTACCACCAATGTCATCAGAGAAAGCTACTGTTTTGGCAAACCTGCTGGCATCAAATTGAGGTTTTGACTTCACAACCCAAGCAAGAGCTAACTGATCACCCAGCATGCGGGAAGCACTCATGTACTTTGAGACATAAACTTTCAAAACCTCTTGTAGGAAAAGCTTCGCCCTGATTCtcaaattgaatttaacatttAGATAccagaaaaatgaagaaataaatcAGGAATTTAGCATGAGATACCAGAAAAACGGAAGAGATAGATCAAGAAATTTATGACGTATTATCACTTTAACTTGTAAATACAATATTAAGGTATAGTACAGTCAACCTGTTTATTTTAGATTCTAAGAGAAACAAACAGGGTAAAATGccttccaaaataaaaatggctCATGGATAGTATATACTATAGAGTAAACCTTTGCACTAAAAACAGATCATAATTAAATATCAAAGGTGCATTGTTTTATTCTCCTCAGAAACCGGAAATGAGATCATGCCAATTGTCAGGCAATTAGTGGCAGGTCATGTATGTGATCCCGAAAAAGGTCAAGTCCAAATCAGATGCTTGAAACTTTGTTAAACAGTGAAAATTGCATAAATACTAGCTAATTACATAATTagtctataatttttttttcctcgtaGTATATCATGTTACTGCAATTAAACTAAAACTACAGATAGTGCAGTTTATTTACCTTAAAATTCCATCAGGGGTGCCCTTTACTGCAATGAATCCTGAATTCAATGGTTGAGCCTTGTTGTTCCTGAAGGTCAGAGCCATATGAAAATTAGGATGGTCACGAAAAATCTGCCCTAAATCATCAACCACTGCTATATCAGAATCAGTGAAGATGTAATGAGTGATATCCTTCGGATTCTGAGAAAGCTTCTGAAGTCTTGTTTCTAAAAAGGTCTGTAAAGAAGCAAACAAAAggttatttatataaattttgacaTTCTTATCATCACAGATAAT harbors:
- the LOC11445167 gene encoding zinc finger A20 and AN1 domain-containing stress-associated protein 3, with the translated sequence MAEEHRCQAAQRLCANNCGFFGSPAMQDLCSKCYRDLQMKEQRSSSAKLVLNQTLIPQQSNSSSLDTGIIHPSSTSPSVMIVSSSTPTVELVAAAAGPSEAEPPKVQPNRCGTCRRRVGLTGFKCRCGLTLCGTHRYPEQHGCGFDFKGMGREEIKKANPVVKGEKLNKI
- the LOC11443451 gene encoding uncharacterized protein isoform X1, with product MKLFSGWRRFAFGILLIFLLTHLLSVRELNSSKMVETRKQLNKKFDHLVLGPAAGQGLSNRLQCQGSKALNRTHSSNGRFGVDGSITFVTVFTIYNSSLNRVDDKSSNTFVGNASYNKVERSMAVLNVFIDFIQVVMPQSEVIILTDPVSDLSVHRNRVSLYPIQGEYSRDKLMLQRIRSYITFLETRLQKLSQNPKDITHYIFTDSDIAVVDDLGQIFRDHPNFHMALTFRNNKAQPLNSGFIAVKGTPDGILRAKLFLQEVLKVYVSKYMSASRMLGDQLALAWVVKSKPQFDASRFAKTVAFSDDIGGTSILFLPCALYNWTPPEGAGQFHGMPLDVKVVHFKGSRKRLMLESWNFYSSTPDIADMLCLILGSGRTKYDF
- the LOC11443451 gene encoding uncharacterized protein isoform X2, giving the protein MVETRKQLNKKFDHLVLGPAAGQGLSNRLQCQGSKALNRTHSSNGRFGVDGSITFVTVFTIYNSSLNRVDDKSSNTFVGNASYNKVERSMAVLNVFIDFIQVVMPQSEVIILTDPVSDLSVHRNRVSLYPIQGEYSRDKLMLQRIRSYITFLETRLQKLSQNPKDITHYIFTDSDIAVVDDLGQIFRDHPNFHMALTFRNNKAQPLNSGFIAVKGTPDGILRAKLFLQEVLKVYVSKYMSASRMLGDQLALAWVVKSKPQFDASRFAKTVAFSDDIGGTSILFLPCALYNWTPPEGAGQFHGMPLDVKVVHFKGSRKRLMLESWNFYSSTPDIADMLCLILGSGRTKYDF